Proteins from a single region of Arctopsyche grandis isolate Sample6627 chromosome 1, ASM5162203v2, whole genome shotgun sequence:
- the mmm gene encoding missing minor mitochondria — translation MNIDSEDDDDVFLDHLDSLKEKTLVQMNNFSVDDEPTKRKKKFVPNYDVEGVYKIILNELTQTSLGVVVGLDVTCEQPWKIVKKELLFDNIAVLGDESPFAALTSDLQANENEDILLGYIPDETNDSDDFYICLTPEARSHCEVQAIKFLKKQAKKLERAVQKVGKPWQSLGSEKEVDDTISKNSRPLIQVELKTKFPKPNQPDRFTKRLADDVKDAYTELITNRIKYENVFKKRVDFAVQATPETVSSEAQTIPKFPENVWTQCSVEDADIKIEQIDLSSSKSPETEDFEEMEEEKEEEEEEEAHENENEEQEEPIKVVEEDLQIVVDPINEQALKLLNLVKFNSVIDKYNIDYPALIKDEKHCQSTDDIYFEEKSCFRSAKTKDKVVSSVSWHSMWSGIIAVAYTNVAHYNIIKVTKEVDEIQQDIYGYNSVLLWSIYDTLNPILYLESTREVRTVSFCPFKENLLIGGCVNGQVMLWDLQDKLKEAEKIEVLTEEQQKYRSVIYSQIGWPKKINSETFIRQTVLSNLRTSHAFDVTDFAWVHPNIEIADNGKLKTLNDEVERSLQFLSISLDGCILIWNLKASQADDGNETLSEKVQINPSELGMDVSPYKVLNGKFEPLYKIIVGTQGRVPLTSLSFTEIEIKYDLKESCRAAERRTFYPLVQPIKENVSQAILLGSLYGEVFKISWMGQDDDIEPAVNVEDCKFGSRVKIHDGSIACTVRNPFCKNIFATVGGKVFAIWIDSLLDKPLMWKKTQYRLTKAVWSSYRPSQIFITGEKGNVDVWDFMHCSNAPIATQIISGNALIGIYMNIIPNEDKVIAVADLNGSLRIFRLSDSLASYREIDVVYTKEFFDRELVAKDQHYDWEKAWYIKHAELLEKAKKQELVKQRERERLNKIEARKELERKELEEERRREERKRVITPQEKWKKMQWLHAVKTIQEKKRLDKMELLKQVKPLRDLEQSCLSRQRKYVETLQNQQKVFNETVAILYPEVVTKPTEPVKLTPIDQIKEATKQVLEDYERMAGEAKKFIKDNPFKGEFEWQKMMMEGKERRRALDVANIKRLKSVDFEDI, via the exons atGAATATCGATTCTGAAGATGACGACGACGTTTTTCTGGACCATCTTGATTCACTCAAAGAAAAGACGCTTGTTCAAA TGAACAATTTTTCCGTGGACGATGAGCCGACGAAACGAAAGAAAAAATTTGTACCCAATTACGACGTAGAAGGAGTCTACAAAATCATATTGAATGAATTGACACAAACGAGCCTCGGAGTTGTGGTTGGATTAGATGTCACATGTGAGCAACCCTGGAAAATAGTCAAAAAAGAATTGCTCTTCGATAATATCGCTGTACTTGGAGACGAATCACCCTTTGCCGCTCTCACATCTGATTTGCAAGCGAATGAAAATGAGGATATTCTATTAGGATACATACCGGACGAGACAAATGACAGCGATGACTTTTATATTTGTTTGACTCCCGAAGCGAGAAGTCATTGCGAAGTTCAAGCtattaagtttttgaaaaaGCAGGCCAAAAAACTGGAAAGAGCAGTGCAAAAAGTCGGTAAGCCTTGGCAATCTTTAGGTAGCGAAAAAGAAGTGGACGATACAATTTCGAAAAATAGCAGACCTTTGATCCAAGTTGAATTAAAAACCAAGTTTCCGAAACCTAATCAACCGGACAGATTTACGAAGCGGTTGGCTGACGATGTCAAAGATGCGTATACCGAATTAATAACAAACCGAATTAAATACGAGAATGTATTTAAGAAAAGAGTAGATTTTGCAGTCCAAGCTACGCCAGAAACTGTATCGTCTGAAGCTCAAACAATTCCAAAATTTCCCGAAAATGTTTGGACACAATGCAGCGTCGAAGATGCTGAtataaaaatcgaacaaataGATTTATCATCCTCAAAAAGTCCAGAAACAGAAGACTTTGAAGAAATGGAAGAAGAaaaagaggaagaagaagaagaagaagcgcATGAAAACGAAAATGAAGAACAAGAAGAACCAATCAAGGTTGTGGAGGAAGACCTTCAAATAGTAGTAGACCCAATAAATGAACAGGCTTTGAAACTATTAAATTTGGTGAAATTTAACAGCGTTATAGATAAATACAATATAGATTATCCTGCATTAATAAAAGACGAAAAACATTGCCAGAGTACGGATGATATTTATTTCGAAGAAAAATCTTGTTTTAGAAGCGCTAAAACCAAAGATAAAGTAGTATCGAGCGTGTCTTGGCATTCGATGTGGTCTGGTATAATAGCCGTAGCATACACGAACGTAGctcactataatataataaaagtcacAAAAGAAGTTGACGAAATACAACAGGACATTTATGGATACAATTCGGTATTGTTGTGGAGTATTTACGATACTCTAAATCCGATTTTATACTTGGAAAGTACGAGGGAAGTTAGAACGGTATCGTTTTGTCCATTCAAGGAAAATTTACTGataggtggttgcgttaatggaCAAGTCATGCTGTGGGATTTGCAGGACAAGTTGAAAGAAGCGGAAAAAATTGAAGTACTAACCGAAGAACAGCAGAAGTATCGAAGCGTTATTTATTCGCAAATAGGGTGGCCAAAGAAGATCAATAGCGAAACGTTTATAAGACAAACTGTCTTGTCGAACCTGAGGACGAGTCATGCGTTCGACGTGACCGATTTCGCATGGGTACATCCTAATATAGAAATAGCCGACAATGGAAAATTGAAAACGTTGAACGATGAAGTGGAACGATCACTCCAATTCTTGTCGATCTCTTTGGATGGATGCATTTTGATTTGGAATCTGAAAGCTAGTCAGGCAGACGATGGCAACGAAACATTGTCCGAAAAGGTGCAAATAAATCCATCCGAGCTGGGAATGGACGTGTCGCCATATAAAGTTTTAAATGGGAAATTTGAacctttgtataaaataatagtagGAACTCAAGGTAGGGTTCCATTAACATCGCTATCGTTTACtgagattgaaataaaatacgatTTGAAAGAAAGCTGTAGAGCGGCGGAACGACGAACGTTTTATCCGCTTGTTCAACCGATAAAGGAAAACGTGTCTCAAGCAATCCTCTTAGGTTCTTTGTACGGcgaagtttttaaaatatcctGGATGGGACAAGATGACGATATTGAGCCGGCCGTGAACGTAGAAGACTGCAAATTCGGGTCGAGAGTGAAAATACACGATGGCTCCATAGCGTGCACCGTGAGAAATCCATTCTGCAAAAATATTTTCGCTACAGTCGGCGGTAAAGTATTTGCCATTTGGATAGATTCTCTGCTAGATAAACCGCTCATGTGGAAAAAGACGCAATATCGTTTAACGAAAGCGGTTTGGTCCTCGTACAGACCTAGTCAAATATTTATAACGGGGGAAAAGGGAAACGTGGATGTGTGGGATTTTATGCACTGCAGCAATGCTCCTATTGCAACCCAAATAATATCAGGTAATGCACTCATTGGAATATACatgaatataattccaaacgAAGATAAAGTAATAGCAGTCGCAGATTTAAATGGCTCTTTGCGTATTTTTCGCTTGTCTGATTCGTTGGCTTCGTACAGAGAAATTGACGTCGTTTATACGAAAGAGTTCTTTGACAGAGAATTAGTGGCAAAGGATCAACATTATGATTGGGAAAAGGCTTGGTATATTAAACACGCAGAATTATTAGAAAAAGCGAAAAAGCAAGAGCTAGTGAAACAACGTGAAAGGGAAAGGTTGAATAAAATTGAAGCGAGGAAAGAACTGGAAAGAAAAGAATTAGAAGAAGAGAGGAGGAGGGAGGAGAGAAAAAGGGTTATTACGCCACAAGAGAAGTGGAAAAAAATGCAATGGTTGCATGCAGTGAAAACAATCCAAGAAAAAAAGCGACTCGATAAAATGGAGCTGCTGAAGCAGGTTAAACCGTTACGCGATCTTGAACAATCTTGTTTATCAAGACAGCGAAAGTACGTAGAGACGTTGCAGAATCAACAGAAAGTTTTTAATGAGACAGTTGCCATTTTGTATCCAGAAGTAGTGACGAAGCCGACAGAGCCTGTAAAGTTGACCCCAATAGATCAGATCAAAGAAGCAACAAAGCAAGTATTGGAGGATTATGAGAGGATGGCTGGCGAAGCGAAGAAGTTCATCAAGGATAATCCTTTTAAAGGTGAATTCGAGTGGCAAAAGATGATGATGGAGGGCAAGGAAAGACGGCGAGCTTTAGACGTAGCTAATATCAAACGACTGAAAAGTGTTGACTTTgaagatatttaa